TGATCTAGAATCCGCCGTTCCCCGAGAGCTCTTTTTCGGGGATTCTGAACAAGTTTCGAGGGACCCGACCGATGGCCAATCACAAGAGCGCTCTGAAGGAGCACCGTCGTAATCGCGCCCGTCGCGAGTTGAATCGCTGGCATCGCGCCCGACTGCGCAGCGCCGTGAAGAAACTGCGTGGGGCCGTGGCCGAAGGCGACGCCGAGACCGCCCGCGGTCTCTTGACCGGTACCCTCTCGCTCCTGGATCGAACGGCCAAGCATGGCGCGATCCACGTGAACGCCGCCGACCGCAGCAAGTCGCGGTTGACCCGCGCCGTCAACAAGCTGGCCTAGTCTTCCTGCCCCAGGCGTGTCGTTCCGATCCACGCCGCCAGCGTCAACAACACATTCTCTATCAGCTTGACGGCGCCGACACGTGCGCCGTCTCCGGTTCCGAAACAGCCGCATTCGATGTCCAACCCTCGGGCGACACCGGCGGCGACGGCGATCGTGAACCCGGCCATCAGGATCAACGACAGCCAGGCGCCGGCACGACGCCGCGAACCGACCAGCATCGTCACTCCGATGACGA
This portion of the Acidobacteriota bacterium genome encodes:
- a CDS encoding DoxX family membrane protein, with amino-acid sequence MMGLLRHPWVVTGCRVGIAVVFIVAGLAKIGDAESFARQVHNFQLIPVAFENLVAIVLPWIEVVIGVTMLVGSRRRAGAWLSLILMAGFTIAVAAGVARGLDIECGCFGTGDGARVGAVKLIENVLLTLAAWIGTTRLGQED
- the rpsT gene encoding 30S ribosomal protein S20; the encoded protein is MANHKSALKEHRRNRARRELNRWHRARLRSAVKKLRGAVAEGDAETARGLLTGTLSLLDRTAKHGAIHVNAADRSKSRLTRAVNKLA